The DNA window TCAGCTGGGTAATGAGCGTGTAACCGTTCAGAGCCTGGACGTAGTACGTGTTGACGCTGAGCGCAACCTGCTGCTGGTTAAAGGTGCTGTCCCGGGTGCGACCGGTAGCGACCTGATCGTTAAACCAGCTGTGAAGGCGTGAGGAGATAGCAATGGAATTAGTATTGAAAGACGCGCAGAGCGCGCTGACTGTTTCCGAAACTACCTTCGGTCGTGATTTCAACGAAGCGCTGGTTCACCAGGTTGTTGTTGCTTATGCAGCTGGTGCGCGTCAGGGCACTCGTGCTCAGAAGACTCGTGCTGAAATCACTGGCTCCGGTAAAAAACCGTGGCGCCAGAAAGGTACCGGCCGTGCGCGTTCTGGTTCTATCAAGAGCCCGATCTGGCGTTCCGGTGGCGTGACCTTTGCTGCTCGTCCGCAGGACCACAGTCAAAAAGTTAACAAGAAGATGTACCGCGGCGCGCTGAAAAGCATCCTGTCCGAACTGGTACGTCAGGATCGTCTGATCGTTGTCGAGAAGTTCTCTGTTGAAGCGCCGAAAACTAAGCTGCTGGCACAGAAACTGAAAGACATGGCTCTGGAAGATGTGCTGATCATCACCGGTGAGCTGGACGAGAACCTGTTCCTGGCCGCACGTAACCTGCACAAGGTTGACGTACGTGATGCGAACGGTATCGACCCGGTTAGCCTGATCGCCTTCGACAAAGTCGTAATGACTGCTGATGCTGTTAAGCAAGTTGAGGAGATGCTGGCATGATTCGTGAAGAACGTCTGCTGAAGGTGCTGCGCGCACCGCACGTTTCTGAAAAAGCGTCTACTGCGATGGAAAAAACAAACACCATCGTTCTCAAAGTTGCTAAAGACGCGACCAAAGCAGAAATCAAAGCTGCTGTGCAGAAACTGTTTGAAGTCGAAGTCGAAGTCGTTAACACCCTGGTTGTTAAAGGGAAAGTTAAACGTCACGGACAGCGTATCGGTCGTCGTAGCGACTGGAAAAAAGCTTACGTCACCCTGAAAGAAGGCCAGAATCTGGACTTCGTTGGCGGCGCTGAGTAAGTCGGAGGAGTAATACAATGGCAGTTGTTAAATGTAAACCGACATCTCCGGGTCGTCGCCACGTCGTTAAAGTGGTTAACCCAGAGCTGCACAAGGGCAAACCTTTTGCTCCGTTGCTGGAAAAAAACAGCAAATCCGGTGGTCGTAACAACAATGGCCGTATCACCACCCGTCATATCGGTGGTGGCCACAAGCAGGCTTACCGTATTGTTGACTTCAAACGCAACAAAGATGGTATCCCGGCAGTTGTTGAACGTCTTGAGTACGATCCGAACCGCTCCGCGAACATCGCGCTGGTTCTGTACAAAGACGGCGAGCGCCGTTACATCCTGGCCCCGAAAGGCCTGAAAGCTGGCGACCAGATTCAGTCTGGCGTTGATGCTGCAATCAAAGCAGGCAACACCCTGCCGATGCGCAATATCCCGGTTGGTTCTACCGTTCATAACGTAGAAATGAAACCAGGTAAAGGCGGTCAGCTGGCTCGTTCCGCTGGTACTTACGTTCAGATCGTTGCTCGCGACGGTGCTTATGTCACCCTGCGTCTGCGTTCTGGTGAAATGCGTAAAGTCGAAGCAGACTGCCGCGCTACTCTGGGCGAAGTTGGCAATGCTGAGCATATGCTGCGCGTTCTGGGTAAAGCAGGTGCTGCACGCTGGCGTGGTGTTCGTCCTACCGTTCGCGGTACTGCGATGAACCCAGTAGACCACCCACATGGTGGTGGTGAAGGTCGTAACTTTGGTAAGCACCCGGTATCCCCGTGGGGCCTGCAGACCAAAGGTAAGAAGACCCGCAGCAACAAGCGTACTGATAAATTCATCGTACGTCGCCGTAGCAAATAATTTTAGAGGATAAGCCATGCCACGTTCTCTCAAGAAAGGTCCTTTTATTGACCTGCACTTGCTGAAGAAGGTAGAGAAAGCGGTGGAAAGCGGAGACAAGAAGCCCCTGCGCACTTGGTCCCGTCGTTCAACGATCTTTCCTAACATGATCGGTTTGACCATCGCTGTCCATAATGGTCGTCAGCACGTTCCAGTATTTGTTTCCGACGAAATGGTCGGTCACAAACTGGGTGAATTCGCACCGACTCGTACTTATCGCGGCCACGCTGCTGATAAAAAAGCGAAGAAGAAATAAGGTAGGAGGAAGAGATGGAAACTTTAGCTCAACATCGCCATGCTCGTTCTTCTGCTCAGAAGGTTCGCCTTGTAGCTGACCTGATTCGCGGTAAGAAAGTGTCGCAGGCCCTGGATATTCTGACCTACACCAACAAAAAAGCTGCTGTACTGGTCAAGAAGGTACTGGAATCTGCCATTGCTAACGCTGAACACAACGATGGCGCTGACATTGATGATCTGAAAGTTGCGAAAATTTTCGTAGACGAAGGCCCGAGCATGAAGCGCATTATGCCGCGTGCTAAAGGTCGTGCAGATCGCATCCTGAAGCGCACCAGCCACATCACTGTGGTTGTGTCCGATCGCTGAGACTCTGGAGACTAGCAATGGGTCAGAAAGTACATCCTAATGGTATTCGCCTGGGTATTGTCAAACCATGGAACTCTACCTGGTTCGCGAACACCAAAGAATTCGCTGACAACCTGGACAGCGATTTTAAAGTACGTCAGTTCCTGACTAAAGAACTGGCTAAAGCGTCTGTATCTCGCATCGTTATCGAGCGTCCGGCTAAGAGCATCCGTGTGACCATTCACACCGCTCGCCCGGGTATCGTTATCGGTAAGAAAGGCGAAGACGTAGAAAAACTGCGCAAGGTCGTAGCGGATATCGCTGGCGTACCTGCACAGATCAATATCGCCGAAGTTCGTAAACCTGAACTGGACGCAAAACTGGTTGCTGACAGCATCACTTCTCAGCTGGAACGTCGCGTTATGTTCCGTCGTGCGATGAAGCGTGCTGTACAGAACGCAATGCGTCTGGGCGCTAAAGGTATCAAAGTTGAAGTTAGCGGCCGTCTGGGCGGCGCGGAAATCGCACGTACCGAATGGTACCGTGAAGGTCGCGTACCGCTGCACACTCTGCGTGCTGACATCGACTACAACACCTCTGAAGCGCACACCACTTACGGTGTAATCGGCGTTAAGGTATGGATCTTCAAAGGTGAGATCCTGGGTGGTATGGCTGCTGTTGAACAACCGGAACCGGCTGCTCAACCTAAAAAGCAGCAGCGTAAAGGCCGTAAATAAGGAGCGTCGCTGATGTTACAACCAAAGCGTACAAAATTCCGTAAAGTGCACAAAGGCCGCAACCGTGGTCTGGCGCAGGGTACGGATGTTAGCTTCGGCACTTTCGGTCTGAAAGCTGTTGGCCGTGGTCGTCTGACTGCACGTCAGATCGAAGCAGCACGTCGTGCTATGACCCGTGCAGTTAAGCGTCAAGGTAAGATCTGGATCCGTGTATTCCCGGACAAACCGATCACCGAGAAGCCGCTGGAAGTTCGTATGGGTAAAGGTAAAGGTAACGTGGAGTACTGGGTTGCCTTGATTCAGCCGGGTAAAGTCCTGTATGAAATGGACGGTGTACCGGAAGAGCTGGCCCGTGAAGCATTCGGCCTGGCAGCAGCGAAACTGCCGATCAAAACCACCTTTGTAACTAAGACGGTGATGTAATGAAAGCAAAAGAGCTGCGTGAAAAAAGCGTTGAAGAGCTGAACGCTGAGCTGCTGAACCTGCTGCGTGAGCAGTTCAACCTGCGCATGCAGGCTGCAAGTGGCCAGCTGCAACAGACTCATCTGCTGAAGCAAGTGCGTCGTGATGTTGCACGCGTTAAGACTTTACTGACTCAGAAGGCGGGTGCGTAATGACCGATAAAATCCGTACTCTGCAAGGTCGCGTAGTTAGCGACAAAATGGAGAAATCCATTGTTGTTGCTATCGAACGTATGGTGAAACACCCGGTTTACGGCAAATTCATCAAACGTACGACCAAACTGCACGTACATGACGAGAACAACGAATGCGGTATCGGCGACAAGGTTGAAATCCGCGAATGCCGTCCGCTGTCCAAGACTAAGTCCTGGACGCTGGTTCGCGTTGTAGAGAAAGCGGTTCTGTAATAGAGTACGCATTCTCGATACGGATAAACGGCTCAGCGATGAGCCGTTTATTTTTTCTACCCATATCTGGTTTGTGGTGTTATAATGCCGCGCCCTCGATATGGGGCTTTTTAACGACCCTAATTTTCGGGTCTCAGTAGTAGTTGACATTAGCGGAGCACTAAAATGATCCAAGAACAGACTATGCTGAACGTCGCCGACAACTCCGGTGCACGTCGCGTAATGTGTATCAAGGTTCTGGGTGGCTCGCACCGTCGCTACGCAGGCGTAGGCGACATCATCAAGATCACCATCAAAGAAGCAATTCCGCGTGGTAAGGTCAAAAAAGGTGATGTGCTGAAGGCGGTAGTGGTGCGCACCAAGAAGGGTGTTCGTCGCCCGGACGGTTCTGTCATTCGCTTCGATGGTAATGCATGCGTTATTCTGAACAATAACAGCGAGCAGCCTATCGGTACGCGTATTTTTGGGCCGGTAACTCGTGAACTTCGTACCGAGAAGTTCATGAAAATTATCTCTCTGGCACCAGAAGTACTCTAAGGAGCGAATCATGGCAGCGAAAATCCGTCGTGATGACGAAGTTATCGTGTTAACCGGTAAAGATAAAGGTAAGCGCGGTAAAGTTAAGAATGTCCTGTCTTCCGGCAAGGTCATTGTTGAAGGTATCAACCTGGTTAAGAAACACCAGAAGCCGGTTCCGGCTCTGAACCAACCAGGCGGCATCGTTGAAAAAGAAGCTGCAATTCAGGTTTCTAACGTTGCAATCTTCAATGCGGCAACCGGCAAGGCTGACCGTGTAGGCTTTAGATTCGAAGACGGCAAAAAAGTCCGTTTCTTCAAGTCTAACAGCGAAACTATCAAGTAATTTGGAGTAGTACGATGGCGAAACTGCATGATTACTACAAAGACGAAGTAGTTAAGAAACTCATGACTGAGTTTAACTACAATTCTGTCATGCAAGTCCCTCGGGTCGAGAAGATCACCCTGAACATGGGTGTTGGTGAAGCGATCGCTGACAAGAAACTGCTGGATAACGCAGCAGCTGACCTGGCAGCAATCTCCGGTCAAAAACCGCTGATCACCAAAGCACGCAAATCAGTTGCAGGCTTCAAAATCCGTCAGGGCTATCCGATCGGCTGTAAAGTAACTCTGCGTGGCGAACGCATGTGGGAGTTCTTTGAGCGCCTGATCACTATTGCTGTACCGCGTATTCGTGACTTCCGCGGCCTGTCCGCTAAGTCTTTCGACGGTCGTGGCAACTACAGCATGGGTGTCCGTGAGCAGATCATCTTCCCAGAAATCGACTACGATAAAGTCGACCGCGTTCGTGGTTTGGATATTACCATTACCACTACTGCGAAATCTGACGAAGAAGGCCGTGCTCTGCTGGCTGCCTTTGACTTCCCGTTCCGCAAGTAAGGTAGGGTTACTTAATGGCTAAGCAATCAATGAAAGCACGCGAAGTAAAGCGCGTGGCTTTAGCTGATAAATTCTTCGCTAAACGCGCTGAACTGAAAGCTATCATCTCTGATGTGAACGCAACCGACGAAGATCGTTGGAATGCCGTTCTCAAGCTGCAGACTCTGCCGCGTGATTCCAGCCCGTCTCGTCAGCGTAACCGCTGCCGTCAAACAGGTCGTCCGCATGGTTTCCTGCGGAAGTTCGGGTTGAGCCGTATTAAGGTCCGTGAAGCCGCTATGCGCGGTGAAATCCCGGGTCTGAAAAAGGCTAGCTGGTAATTGTCACCAATTGAATCACGGGAGTAAAGACAGATGAGCATGCAAGATCCGATCGCGGATATGCTGACCCGTATCCGTAACGGTCAGGCCGCGAACAAAGCTGCGGTCACCATGCCTTCCTCCAAGCTGAAAGTGGCAATCGCCAACGTGCTGAAGGAAGAAGGTTTTATCGAAGATTTTAAAGTTGAAGGCGACACCAAGCCGGAACTGGAACTGACTCTTAAGTATTTCCAGGGTAAAGCTGTTGTAGAAAGCATTCAGCGTGTCAGCCGCCCAGGTCTGCGCATCTATAAGAAAAAAGATGAGCTGCCGAAAGTTATGGCCGGTCTGGGTATCGCAGTTGTTTCTACCTCTAAAGGTGTTATGACTGATCGTGCAGCGCGCCAGGCTGGTCTTGGTGGCGAAATTATCTGCTACGTAGCCTAATCGGAGGAAAAAATGTCTCGTGTTGCTAAAGCACCGGTCGTTGTTCCTGCCGGCGTTGATGTAAAAATCAACGGTCAGGTTATTACGATCAAAGGTAAAAACGGCGAGCTGACTCGTACTCTCAACGATGCTGTTGAAGTTAAACATGCAGATAATGCACTGACCTTCGGTCCGCGTGATGGTTACGCAGACGGTTGGGCTCAGGCTGGTACCGCGCGTGCCCTGCTGAACTCAATGGTTATCGGTGTTACCGAAGGCTTCACTAAGAAGCTGCAGCTGGTTGGTGTAGGTTATCGTGCAGCGGTCAAAGGGAATGTAGTAAACCTGGCTTTAGGTTTCTCTCACCCGGTTGATCATCAGCTGCCTGCGGGTATCACTGCAGAATGTCCGACTCAGACTGAAATCGTGCTGAAAGGCGCTGATAAGCAGGTGATCGGCCAGGTTGCAGCAGATCTGCGCGCCTACCGTCGTCCTGAGCCTTACAAAGGCAAGGGTGTTCGTTACGCCGACGAAGTCGTGCGTACCAAAGAGGCTAAGAAGAAGTAAGGTAACACTATGGATAAGAAATCTGCTCGTATCCGTCGTGCGACCCGCGCACGCCGCAAGCTCCAGGAGCTGGGCGCAACTCGCCTGGTGGTACATCGTACCCCGCGTCACATTTACGCACAGGTAATTGCACCGAATGGTTCTGAAGTTCTGGTAGCTGCTTCTACTGTAGAAAAAGCTATCGCTGAACAACTGAAGTACACCGGTAACAAAGACGCTGCTGCAGCTGTGGGTAAAGCTGTCGCTGAACGCGCTCTGGAAAAAGGCATCAAAGATGTTTCCTTTGACCGTTCCGGGTTCCAATATCATGGTCGTGTCCAGGCACTGGCAGATGCTGCCCGTGAAGCTGGCCTTCAGTTCTAAGGTAGAGGTGTAAGATGGCTCACATCGAAAAACAAGCTGGCGAACTGCAGGAAAAGCTGATCGCGGTAAACCGCGTATCTAAAACCGTTAAAGGTGGTCGTATTTTCTCCTTCACAGCTCTGACTGTAGTTGGCGATGGTAACGGTCGCGTTGGTTTTGGTTACGGTAAAGCGCGTGAAGTTCCAGCAGCGATCCAGAAAGCGATGGAAAAAGCCCGTCGCAATATGATTAACGTCGCGCTGAACCACGGCACCCTGCAGCACCCGGTTAAGGGTACTCACACGGGTTCTCGTGTATTCATGCAGCCGGCTTCCGAAGGTACCGGTATCATCGCCGGTGGTGCAATGCGCGCCGTTCTGGAAGTCGCTGGGGTTCGTAACGTTCTGGCTAAAGCGTATGGTTCCACTAACCCGATTAACGTGGTTCGTGCAACTATCGACGGTCTGGAAAACATGAAGTCCCCGGATATGGTCGCTGCCAAGCGTGGTAAATCCGTTGAAGAAATTCTGGGGAAATAAACCATGGCAAAGACTATTAAAATTACTCAAACCCGCAGTGCAATCGGTCGTCTGCCGAAACACAAGGCAACGCTGCTTGGCCTGGGTCTGCGTCGTATTGGTCACACCGTAGAGCGCGAGGATACTCCTGCTGTTCGTGGTATGGTCAACGCGGTTTCCTTCATGGTTAAAGTTGAGGAGTAAGAGATGCGTTTAAATACTCTGTCTCCGGCCGAAGGCTCCAAAAAGGCGGGTAAACGCCTGGGTCGTGGTATCGGTTCTGGCCTCGGTAAAACCGGTGGTCGTGGTCACAAAGGTCAGAAATCTCGTTCTGGCGGTGGCGTACGTCGCGGTTTCGAGGGTGGTCAGATGCCTCTGTACCGTCGTCTGCCGAAATTCGGCTTCACTTCTCGTAAAGCGATGATCACCGCAGAGATCCGTCTCTCCGATCTGGCTCACGTAGAAGGCGATGTAGTAGACCTGAACGCGCTGAAAGCGGCTAACATTATCGGTGTCCAGATCGAGTTCGCGAAAGTGATCCTGTCTGGTGAGGTAACTCGTCCGGTAACTGTTCGTGGCCTGCGTGTGACTAAAGGTGCTCGTGCTGCTATCGAAGCTGCTGGCGGTAAAATTGAGGAATAAGTAGCAGATGGCTAAACAACCGGGATTAGATTTTCAAAGTGCCAAAGGTGGCCTTGGCGAACTGAAACGCAGACTTCTGTTTGTGGTCGGTGCGCTGATAGTGTTCCGTATTGGCTCTTTTATTCCGATCCCTGGTATTGATGCCGCTGTACTTGCCAAACTGCTTGAGCAACAGCGAGGCACCATCATTGAAATGTTCAACATGTTCTCTGGTGGTGCTCTCAGCCGTGCTTCTATCTTTGCATTGGGGATTATGCCGTATATCTCGGCATCAATCATCGTGCAGCTGCTGACGGTGGTTTATCAACCGCTGGCGGAACTGAAGAAAGAAGGGGAGTCTGGTCGTCGTAAGATCAGCCAGTACACCCGCTACGGTACTCTGGTGCTGGCGATATTCCAGTCGATCGGTATTGCTACCGGTCTGCCGAATATGCCTGGTATGCAGGGCCTGGTGATTAATCCAGGCTTTGCATTCTATTTCACCGCTGTTGTTAGTCTGGTCACAGGGACTATGTTCCTGATGTGGCTCGGCGAACAGATCACTGAACGCGGTATCGGTAACGGTATCTCGATCATTATCTTCGCCGGTATCGTTGCGGGACTCCCGCCGGCCATCGCCCATACTATCGAGCAAGCGCGTCAAGGCGACCTGCACTTCCTCCTGTTGCTGTTGGTTGCAGTATTAGTATTTGCAGTGACCTTCTTTGTTGTATTCGTTGAACGTGGACAACGCCGCATTGTGGTAAACTACGCGAAACGTCAACAGGGTCGTCGTGTCTATGCTGCACAGAGCACACATTTACCGCTGAAAGTGAATATGGCGGGGGTAATCCCGGCAATCTTCGCTTCCAGTATTATACTGTTCCCGGCAACCATCACGTCATGGTTCGGGGGTGGTACTGGTTGGAACTGGCTGACAACAATTTCGCTGTATTTGCAGCCTGGGCAACCGCTTTATGTGTTACTCTATGCGTCTGCAATCATCTTCTTCTGTTTCTTCTACACGGCGTTGGTTTTCAACCCGCGTGAAACAGCAGATAACCTGAAGAAGTCCGGTGCATTTGTACCAGGAATTCGTCCGGGAGAGCAAACGGCGAAGTATATCGATAAAGTGATGACTCGCCTGACTCTGGTTGGTGCGTTGTACATTACTTTTATCTGCCTGATCCCGGAGTTCATGCGTGACGCGATGAAAGTGCCGTTCTACTTCGGTGGGACCTCGCTGCTTATCGTTGTTGTCGTGATTATGGACTTTATGGCTCAAGTGCAAACTCTGATGATGTCCAGTCAGTATGAGTCTGCATTGAAGAAGGCGAACCTGAAAGGCTACGGCCGCTAAAACTGGTCGCCCGAGAAGTTACGGAGAGTAAAAATGAAAGTTCGTGCTTCCGTCAAGAAATTATGCCGTAACTGCAAAATCGTTAAGCGTGATGGCGTCATCCGTGTGATTTGCAGTGCCGAGCCGAAGCATAAACAGCGCCAAGGCTGATTTTTTCGCATATTTTTCTTGCAAAGTTGGATTGAGCTGGCTAGATTAGCCAGCCAATCTTTTGTATGTCTGTACGTTTCCATTTGAGTATCCTGAAAACGGGCTTTTCAGCATGGTGCGTACATATTAAATAGTAGGAGTGCATAGTGGCCCGTATAGCAGGCATTAACATTCCTGATCACAAACATACCGTAATCGCTTTAACCGCTATTTTCGGTATCGGCAAAACCCGTTCTAAAGCCATCTGCGCTGAAACGGGCATCGCTGAAAATGTTAAGATCAGTGAGCTGTCTGAAGAACAAATTGATATTCTGCGTGAAGCAGTAGGTAAATTTGTCGTTGAAGGTGATCTGCGCCGTGAAATCACCCTGAGCATCAAGCGTCTGATGGACCTTGGTTGCTACCGTGGTTTGCGTCATCGTCGTGGTCTCCCGGTTCGCGGTCAGCGTACCAAGACCAACGCACGTACCCGTAAGGGTCCGCGTAAACCGATCAAGAAATAATCGGGGTGATTGAATAATGGCAAAGGCACCAATTCGTGCACGTAAGCGTGTAAGAAAACAAGTCTCTGACGGCGTGGCTCATATCCATGCTTCTTTTAACAACACCATCGTTACCATTACTGATCGTCAGGGTAACGCACTGGGTTGGGCAACAGCCGGTGGTTCCGGTTTCCGTGGTTCTCGCAAATCCACTCCGTTCGCAGCTCAGGTTGCAGCAGAGCGTTGCGCAGAAGCCGTAAAAGAATACGGCATCAAGAATCTGGAAGTTATGGTCAAAGGTCCGGGTCCGGGTCGCGAATCTACCATTCGTGCACTGAACGCCGCTGGTTTCCGCATCACTAATATTACTGATGTGACTCCGATCCCTCATAACGGTTGTCGTCCGCCGAAAAAACGTCGCGTATAACGCTGCGTTTTCCAGGTTAGTTGGAGAAAGAAAATGGCAAGATATTTGGGTCCTAAGCTCAAGCTGAGCCGTCGTGAGGGCACCGACTTATTCCTTAAGTCTGGCGTTCGCGCGATCGATACCAAGTGTAAAATTGAACAAGCTCCTGGCCAGCACGGTGCGCGTAAGCCGCGTCTGTCTGACTATGG is part of the Klebsiella quasipneumoniae subsp. quasipneumoniae genome and encodes:
- the rpsK gene encoding 30S ribosomal protein S11, whose translation is MAKAPIRARKRVRKQVSDGVAHIHASFNNTIVTITDRQGNALGWATAGGSGFRGSRKSTPFAAQVAAERCAEAVKEYGIKNLEVMVKGPGPGRESTIRALNAAGFRITNITDVTPIPHNGCRPPKKRRV
- the rplW gene encoding 50S ribosomal protein L23, with the protein product MIREERLLKVLRAPHVSEKASTAMEKTNTIVLKVAKDATKAEIKAAVQKLFEVEVEVVNTLVVKGKVKRHGQRIGRRSDWKKAYVTLKEGQNLDFVGGAE
- the rplX gene encoding 50S ribosomal protein L24, encoding MAAKIRRDDEVIVLTGKDKGKRGKVKNVLSSGKVIVEGINLVKKHQKPVPALNQPGGIVEKEAAIQVSNVAIFNAATGKADRVGFRFEDGKKVRFFKSNSETIK
- the rpsE gene encoding 30S ribosomal protein S5, which codes for MAHIEKQAGELQEKLIAVNRVSKTVKGGRIFSFTALTVVGDGNGRVGFGYGKAREVPAAIQKAMEKARRNMINVALNHGTLQHPVKGTHTGSRVFMQPASEGTGIIAGGAMRAVLEVAGVRNVLAKAYGSTNPINVVRATIDGLENMKSPDMVAAKRGKSVEEILGK
- the rplF gene encoding 50S ribosomal protein L6; the encoded protein is MSRVAKAPVVVPAGVDVKINGQVITIKGKNGELTRTLNDAVEVKHADNALTFGPRDGYADGWAQAGTARALLNSMVIGVTEGFTKKLQLVGVGYRAAVKGNVVNLALGFSHPVDHQLPAGITAECPTQTEIVLKGADKQVIGQVAADLRAYRRPEPYKGKGVRYADEVVRTKEAKKK
- the rplN gene encoding 50S ribosomal protein L14; this translates as MIQEQTMLNVADNSGARRVMCIKVLGGSHRRYAGVGDIIKITIKEAIPRGKVKKGDVLKAVVVRTKKGVRRPDGSVIRFDGNACVILNNNSEQPIGTRIFGPVTRELRTEKFMKIISLAPEVL
- the rpsH gene encoding 30S ribosomal protein S8; protein product: MSMQDPIADMLTRIRNGQAANKAAVTMPSSKLKVAIANVLKEEGFIEDFKVEGDTKPELELTLKYFQGKAVVESIQRVSRPGLRIYKKKDELPKVMAGLGIAVVSTSKGVMTDRAARQAGLGGEIICYVA
- the rpsN gene encoding 30S ribosomal protein S14; amino-acid sequence: MAKQSMKAREVKRVALADKFFAKRAELKAIISDVNATDEDRWNAVLKLQTLPRDSSPSRQRNRCRQTGRPHGFLRKFGLSRIKVREAAMRGEIPGLKKASW
- the rpmD gene encoding 50S ribosomal protein L30, yielding MAKTIKITQTRSAIGRLPKHKATLLGLGLRRIGHTVEREDTPAVRGMVNAVSFMVKVEE
- the rpsQ gene encoding 30S ribosomal protein S17, whose protein sequence is MTDKIRTLQGRVVSDKMEKSIVVAIERMVKHPVYGKFIKRTTKLHVHDENNECGIGDKVEIRECRPLSKTKSWTLVRVVEKAVL
- the rpsS gene encoding 30S ribosomal protein S19, with the translated sequence MPRSLKKGPFIDLHLLKKVEKAVESGDKKPLRTWSRRSTIFPNMIGLTIAVHNGRQHVPVFVSDEMVGHKLGEFAPTRTYRGHAADKKAKKK
- the rplV gene encoding 50S ribosomal protein L22, whose translation is METLAQHRHARSSAQKVRLVADLIRGKKVSQALDILTYTNKKAAVLVKKVLESAIANAEHNDGADIDDLKVAKIFVDEGPSMKRIMPRAKGRADRILKRTSHITVVVSDR
- the rplO gene encoding 50S ribosomal protein L15, which codes for MRLNTLSPAEGSKKAGKRLGRGIGSGLGKTGGRGHKGQKSRSGGGVRRGFEGGQMPLYRRLPKFGFTSRKAMITAEIRLSDLAHVEGDVVDLNALKAANIIGVQIEFAKVILSGEVTRPVTVRGLRVTKGARAAIEAAGGKIEE
- the rplR gene encoding 50S ribosomal protein L18, with amino-acid sequence MDKKSARIRRATRARRKLQELGATRLVVHRTPRHIYAQVIAPNGSEVLVAASTVEKAIAEQLKYTGNKDAAAAVGKAVAERALEKGIKDVSFDRSGFQYHGRVQALADAAREAGLQF
- the rplD gene encoding 50S ribosomal protein L4 → MELVLKDAQSALTVSETTFGRDFNEALVHQVVVAYAAGARQGTRAQKTRAEITGSGKKPWRQKGTGRARSGSIKSPIWRSGGVTFAARPQDHSQKVNKKMYRGALKSILSELVRQDRLIVVEKFSVEAPKTKLLAQKLKDMALEDVLIITGELDENLFLAARNLHKVDVRDANGIDPVSLIAFDKVVMTADAVKQVEEMLA
- the rpsC gene encoding 30S ribosomal protein S3; translation: MGQKVHPNGIRLGIVKPWNSTWFANTKEFADNLDSDFKVRQFLTKELAKASVSRIVIERPAKSIRVTIHTARPGIVIGKKGEDVEKLRKVVADIAGVPAQINIAEVRKPELDAKLVADSITSQLERRVMFRRAMKRAVQNAMRLGAKGIKVEVSGRLGGAEIARTEWYREGRVPLHTLRADIDYNTSEAHTTYGVIGVKVWIFKGEILGGMAAVEQPEPAAQPKKQQRKGRK
- the rplB gene encoding 50S ribosomal protein L2 translates to MAVVKCKPTSPGRRHVVKVVNPELHKGKPFAPLLEKNSKSGGRNNNGRITTRHIGGGHKQAYRIVDFKRNKDGIPAVVERLEYDPNRSANIALVLYKDGERRYILAPKGLKAGDQIQSGVDAAIKAGNTLPMRNIPVGSTVHNVEMKPGKGGQLARSAGTYVQIVARDGAYVTLRLRSGEMRKVEADCRATLGEVGNAEHMLRVLGKAGAARWRGVRPTVRGTAMNPVDHPHGGGEGRNFGKHPVSPWGLQTKGKKTRSNKRTDKFIVRRRSK
- the rpmC gene encoding 50S ribosomal protein L29; translated protein: MKAKELREKSVEELNAELLNLLREQFNLRMQAASGQLQQTHLLKQVRRDVARVKTLLTQKAGA
- the rplE gene encoding 50S ribosomal protein L5, producing the protein MAKLHDYYKDEVVKKLMTEFNYNSVMQVPRVEKITLNMGVGEAIADKKLLDNAAADLAAISGQKPLITKARKSVAGFKIRQGYPIGCKVTLRGERMWEFFERLITIAVPRIRDFRGLSAKSFDGRGNYSMGVREQIIFPEIDYDKVDRVRGLDITITTTAKSDEEGRALLAAFDFPFRK
- the secY gene encoding preprotein translocase subunit SecY, with translation MAKQPGLDFQSAKGGLGELKRRLLFVVGALIVFRIGSFIPIPGIDAAVLAKLLEQQRGTIIEMFNMFSGGALSRASIFALGIMPYISASIIVQLLTVVYQPLAELKKEGESGRRKISQYTRYGTLVLAIFQSIGIATGLPNMPGMQGLVINPGFAFYFTAVVSLVTGTMFLMWLGEQITERGIGNGISIIIFAGIVAGLPPAIAHTIEQARQGDLHFLLLLLVAVLVFAVTFFVVFVERGQRRIVVNYAKRQQGRRVYAAQSTHLPLKVNMAGVIPAIFASSIILFPATITSWFGGGTGWNWLTTISLYLQPGQPLYVLLYASAIIFFCFFYTALVFNPRETADNLKKSGAFVPGIRPGEQTAKYIDKVMTRLTLVGALYITFICLIPEFMRDAMKVPFYFGGTSLLIVVVVIMDFMAQVQTLMMSSQYESALKKANLKGYGR
- the rplP gene encoding 50S ribosomal protein L16, whose translation is MLQPKRTKFRKVHKGRNRGLAQGTDVSFGTFGLKAVGRGRLTARQIEAARRAMTRAVKRQGKIWIRVFPDKPITEKPLEVRMGKGKGNVEYWVALIQPGKVLYEMDGVPEELAREAFGLAAAKLPIKTTFVTKTVM
- the rpmJ gene encoding 50S ribosomal protein L36; the encoded protein is MKVRASVKKLCRNCKIVKRDGVIRVICSAEPKHKQRQG
- the rpsM gene encoding 30S ribosomal protein S13, translating into MARIAGINIPDHKHTVIALTAIFGIGKTRSKAICAETGIAENVKISELSEEQIDILREAVGKFVVEGDLRREITLSIKRLMDLGCYRGLRHRRGLPVRGQRTKTNARTRKGPRKPIKK